A single window of Syntrophus aciditrophicus SB DNA harbors:
- a CDS encoding phosphate acyltransferase: MIRNFRQILEKAQEKGRKRVAVPAPRSRRVSQFLAEAEKAGLITPVLVNGGNEPEVLARIIAMARNGDVDLLFQGDAGMRNFLDALTVREAGIAESDSLSYLSLFELPSENRLIMITDTLIQSYPDMKQKVRILENAIEFAGILGIEKPKTAALSTMELVNFSVPSSVDAAVLAKMSERKQLKGIVEGPLDIDCASSRERALRKGLESSVAGRVDIYFLPNIDACYSIAEILIFLGRSTPAGALMGTGVPVVLNPRFESSYSLLLDTALASIRSQEIQP; this comes from the coding sequence ATGATAAGAAACTTCAGGCAGATTCTGGAGAAGGCTCAGGAGAAAGGCAGAAAGCGGGTTGCCGTACCGGCGCCTCGAAGCCGCAGGGTATCTCAATTTCTCGCTGAAGCGGAAAAAGCTGGTCTGATCACCCCTGTCCTTGTCAATGGGGGCAACGAGCCGGAAGTTCTTGCCAGGATTATTGCGATGGCCCGGAACGGGGACGTGGATCTTCTTTTTCAAGGCGATGCCGGAATGAGGAATTTCCTTGACGCTCTGACCGTCAGAGAAGCCGGCATCGCTGAAAGTGATTCTCTGAGCTATCTTTCCCTTTTTGAATTGCCTTCGGAGAACAGGCTGATCATGATCACCGATACGCTGATCCAGTCATACCCGGACATGAAGCAGAAGGTGCGAATTCTGGAAAACGCCATAGAATTTGCCGGGATTCTGGGCATTGAAAAACCAAAGACCGCTGCCTTGTCAACAATGGAACTTGTCAATTTTTCTGTTCCTTCTTCCGTGGACGCAGCAGTTCTTGCAAAGATGTCTGAGCGGAAGCAATTGAAGGGGATCGTTGAAGGCCCTCTTGATATCGATTGTGCTTCATCCCGGGAGAGGGCTCTGAGAAAAGGCCTTGAGAGTTCTGTCGCGGGGCGGGTGGATATATATTTTCTCCCGAATATCGATGCCTGCTATTCGATTGCGGAGATCCTGATTTTCCTGGGCAGAAGCACACCGGCCGGAGCCTTGATGGGAACGGGCGTTCCTGTGGTGTTGAATCCCCGCTTTGAGTCCTCTTATTCACTGCTTCTGGACACGGCTCTGGCGTCCATCAGGAGTCAGGAAATTCAGCCCTGA
- a CDS encoding phosphate acyltransferase — protein MLIRSFEEADEIAGRVGPKKVSVVKADNREFLLALKEAYERGYAEPVLIGDERKIRKLAEEISFDITKFAVIDVRDPQESADKGVQLVESGETHFILRGYIDGPYLYRSLIWAASKRGFRRCVSGVALMQFPVLPKLIAVTDAGLTVAPDFRAKMEIIEDAVDLFSRFGYESPQVGLIAARRGLNDDLGSVSDAVRIREAYEKGELPGCRLMEGLSLADFLLGGEGFLDRFEEIDYSRIPDILIAPNLEYGNIACKIDNIAANDFFSGIRRHVIIVGGGMPAVIPSRSDSHETIITDIALGVLSS, from the coding sequence ATGCTCATAAGGAGTTTTGAAGAGGCAGACGAAATTGCAGGGAGAGTTGGTCCTAAGAAGGTATCCGTCGTCAAGGCCGATAACAGAGAATTTCTTCTGGCCTTGAAAGAAGCTTATGAGAGAGGTTACGCGGAGCCCGTTTTGATCGGGGATGAACGGAAGATCAGAAAGCTCGCCGAGGAGATCAGCTTTGACATTACAAAGTTTGCCGTCATTGATGTACGGGATCCCCAGGAATCAGCCGATAAAGGCGTCCAGCTTGTTGAGTCTGGAGAAACCCATTTTATTCTGCGTGGTTATATCGATGGCCCTTATCTTTACAGGTCCCTCATATGGGCTGCTTCCAAGCGGGGATTCAGAAGATGCGTCAGTGGCGTCGCTCTGATGCAGTTTCCCGTTCTGCCAAAGCTCATCGCGGTCACGGACGCGGGGCTGACCGTGGCCCCCGATTTCAGGGCCAAGATGGAGATTATAGAAGACGCCGTGGATCTTTTTTCCCGATTCGGCTACGAAAGCCCGCAGGTGGGGCTTATCGCCGCCCGAAGGGGATTGAATGATGATCTGGGTTCCGTTTCCGACGCCGTCAGGATTCGAGAAGCCTATGAAAAGGGGGAGCTGCCCGGATGTCGCTTGATGGAGGGATTATCTCTTGCGGATTTTCTCCTCGGCGGGGAGGGCTTTCTCGATCGGTTCGAGGAGATCGACTATTCCCGGATACCGGACATTCTTATTGCCCCCAACCTGGAATACGGGAATATTGCCTGTAAGATCGACAACATCGCCGCGAATGACTTTTTCTCAGGGATCAGGAGGCACGTGATCATTGTCGGAGGAGGCATGCCGGCCGTGATACCCTCCCGTTCGGATTCCCATGAGACAATCATTACCGATATCGCCCTCGGGGTATTGAGTTCATAA
- the sfsA gene encoding DNA/RNA nuclease SfsA: protein MEEARFIERPNRFTVRCALGSEILDAYLPNPGRLWELLLPDSVLYVVRRDVGQDRKLRGVVVAVEREGRPVMLHTLACNDIVADLLRQKRLPGFEGMNILQREIARGRSRFDFLLEQNGAPRLLEVKSCTLFGRCIAMFPDAVTLRGRRHLLELAELSRQGTPAHVLFLVHWPHADFFLPDYHTDFDFASTFLAVRDAVRFSALAVDWQPDMTPGAEIRELYIPWELLEREVQDSGCYLLVLHLPRNENVIPGGSTLLSLRKGYYVTVVSIRSGLTRHLQKSSRRRPGSENSRKSTVPDNLKAAADKILAIPIRTTEPLEAELNDALSRIADWSVPGFEARGDAGLAPVFGMAGPPLQRRAFVELLLDFRINRLEKFLARGAGSSAGPPVGNPSLEKIQ from the coding sequence ATGGAAGAAGCCCGGTTTATTGAAAGACCGAACCGTTTCACCGTTCGCTGCGCCCTGGGGTCGGAGATTCTCGATGCCTATCTCCCCAATCCGGGTCGTCTGTGGGAATTGCTGTTGCCGGACAGCGTGCTGTATGTCGTGCGGCGGGACGTAGGGCAAGATCGGAAACTCCGGGGGGTTGTTGTGGCTGTCGAGCGGGAAGGTCGGCCCGTCATGCTGCACACGCTGGCCTGCAACGATATCGTGGCCGATCTGCTTCGTCAGAAGCGTCTGCCCGGCTTCGAAGGCATGAATATCCTTCAGCGGGAGATCGCCCGGGGGCGCAGCCGTTTTGATTTCCTGCTGGAGCAGAACGGCGCTCCCCGGCTGCTGGAAGTCAAGTCCTGTACCCTCTTCGGCCGTTGCATCGCTATGTTTCCCGATGCGGTCACCCTCCGCGGACGGCGGCATCTTCTGGAACTGGCCGAGCTGTCCAGACAGGGGACACCCGCCCATGTCCTCTTTCTCGTGCACTGGCCTCATGCGGACTTCTTCCTTCCGGATTACCACACTGACTTTGACTTCGCTTCGACCTTTCTGGCCGTGCGGGACGCGGTCCGGTTTTCTGCCCTGGCGGTCGACTGGCAGCCCGATATGACACCCGGCGCAGAAATTCGGGAGCTTTACATTCCCTGGGAGCTTCTGGAGCGTGAAGTTCAGGACAGCGGCTGCTATCTGCTGGTCCTGCATCTTCCCCGGAATGAAAACGTGATCCCGGGTGGTTCAACTCTCCTTTCTTTGCGGAAGGGATATTATGTCACTGTTGTTTCCATCCGTTCCGGCCTGACCCGGCATCTTCAAAAAAGTTCCCGGCGGAGACCGGGGTCGGAAAACAGCCGGAAAAGCACCGTCCCTGACAACCTGAAGGCGGCGGCGGACAAGATCCTGGCGATCCCGATCCGGACAACGGAGCCGCTGGAAGCGGAACTGAACGATGCCCTTTCCCGGATTGCCGACTGGTCTGTGCCGGGCTTCGAAGCCCGGGGAGATGCCGGGCTTGCCCCTGTGTTCGGCATGGCCGGCCCTCCTCTCCAGCGCCGCGCCTTTGTGGAGCTTCTTCTGGATTTCCGCATCAACCGTCTGGAAAAGTTTCTGGCCCGCGGGGCCGGTTCGAGTGCAGGCCCGCCGGTCGGGAATCCATCTCTGGAAAAAATCCAATAA